The following are encoded in a window of Anaerolineae bacterium genomic DNA:
- a CDS encoding methyltransferase domain-containing protein — MQRTATVIARLYRLTAPVYETAMAPVFGPLAHDLVYSTPPTLADTVLDLGTGTGFALRQAAPHARRSLGIDISLPMLQAAAAVRAVQHWPRTCLLLADAATLDALADRCADVVFSSFGLGDCPPEQALRAAARVLRPGGRLALQEWGPYDGENDPRLIVDETLASCMLPEAAGLCEEFRAELTRPRAWESRLQDSEDYALALAEAGFVAIRATEYRPVTLRLSVEAFLAYMLGWASRAVEVAALTGDARRHFLALARQRLQIRADTEGLLSWSPVVLRATAIRGSL; from the coding sequence ATGCAACGTACGGCAACGGTAATCGCCCGGCTCTACCGCCTGACCGCGCCCGTGTACGAAACAGCGATGGCCCCGGTATTCGGGCCACTGGCCCATGACCTGGTTTATAGCACACCCCCGACCCTCGCGGATACCGTCCTCGATCTCGGCACGGGCACCGGCTTCGCCCTCCGGCAAGCGGCTCCCCACGCCCGGCGCAGCCTGGGCATCGACATTTCCCTGCCGATGTTGCAGGCAGCAGCGGCGGTCCGCGCCGTGCAACACTGGCCGCGTACCTGCCTCCTGCTGGCTGACGCCGCTACCCTTGATGCGCTGGCCGACCGCTGCGCCGATGTCGTTTTCAGTTCTTTCGGCCTGGGAGACTGCCCGCCGGAACAGGCACTACGCGCAGCAGCGCGGGTGTTGCGCCCCGGTGGGCGGCTGGCCCTTCAGGAATGGGGGCCGTATGACGGTGAAAACGACCCGCGCCTGATCGTGGATGAGACGCTGGCTTCCTGCATGCTCCCGGAGGCGGCAGGTCTGTGCGAGGAATTCCGCGCTGAACTGACCCGCCCGCGGGCCTGGGAATCCCGGCTGCAGGATAGCGAGGACTATGCGCTGGCCCTGGCTGAGGCTGGCTTCGTGGCAATCCGGGCGACGGAATACCGCCCGGTCACACTGCGCCTGAGTGTTGAAGCATTCCTGGCCTATATGCTGGGCTGGGCTTCCCGCGCCGTGGAAGTGGCGGCGCTAACCGGGGACGCCCGGCGGCATTTTCTGGCCCTGGCCCGCCAGCGTCTTCAGATTCGGGCAGATACTGAGGGTCTGTTATCCTGGTCGCCGGTGGTGTTGCGGGCAACGGCAATCCGCGGCAGCCTGTAA
- a CDS encoding transcriptional regulator, which yields MSFSDSSGSLANRLRKARAQNTPPEKSSPDRAEQLALRARILGVLIRDARLARNRTAAACATSLGVDEQTLLNWEYGLEQPSLPQLELLAYDLGVPISHFWGTTTFAGEGTAHVITREEYLILRDRVVGAQMRRARTEAGLSLDDLSHRVGIPVELLDAYELGQISVPLSELTTLASALNVSLNTFLEASSRVGRWLALQEEFHRFSQLPEDIRHFVSNPTNRSFLQLAMWFSALKVDELRGIAESILHLSRLEAGKMRQIAESILNDITL from the coding sequence ATGAGCTTCAGCGATAGCTCCGGCAGCCTCGCCAACCGACTGAGAAAGGCGCGCGCCCAAAATACGCCGCCGGAAAAAAGCTCTCCCGACCGGGCTGAACAGCTGGCGCTGCGGGCGCGTATCCTGGGCGTGTTGATCCGCGACGCCCGCCTGGCCCGCAACCGCACGGCAGCGGCCTGCGCCACCAGCCTGGGCGTTGACGAACAAACGCTGCTCAACTGGGAATACGGCCTGGAACAACCCAGCCTGCCGCAACTGGAGTTGTTGGCTTACGATCTGGGCGTGCCGATCAGCCACTTCTGGGGAACCACTACCTTCGCCGGGGAAGGCACCGCCCATGTCATCACCCGCGAGGAATACCTGATTCTGCGCGACCGCGTTGTTGGCGCTCAGATGCGCCGCGCACGCACGGAAGCCGGCCTCAGCCTGGACGACCTGAGCCACCGGGTTGGCATCCCGGTAGAACTGTTGGATGCCTACGAACTGGGGCAGATTTCCGTCCCGTTGAGCGAACTCACCACCCTTGCCTCCGCCCTGAACGTCTCGCTCAATACCTTTCTGGAAGCCAGCAGCCGGGTTGGGCGTTGGCTGGCGTTGCAGGAGGAATTTCATCGCTTCAGCCAGCTACCAGAGGATATCCGCCATTTTGTCAGCAACCCGACCAATCGCAGCTTTCTGCAGCTGGCCATGTGGTTTAGCGCCCTGAAAGTGGATGAACTGCGTGGAATCGCCGAAAGCATCCTGCACCTGAGCCGTCTCGAGGCGGGCAAGATGCGCCAGATCGCTGAGAGTATCCTGAATGATATCACGCTTTAG
- a CDS encoding response regulator transcription factor, whose translation MMRQQEVLIIEDDLIFADSLVTTLKAASYAVRMAYSGQRGLEAVCQAIPDLILLDPQLPDISGCEILRRIRVFSSVPIIFVSSLETPQDRVTALEQGADDFFSRPIHPDELLARIGALLRRIRWNPAARSVLEAGILRLEVARRMLLVNGEPIALTAVEFAILKALVEQAGTPVACEQLVNTVWGPGSSSFAALRVNISRLRQKIEADPRHPILIQTVPGRGYLVPDSD comes from the coding sequence ATGATGCGCCAGCAGGAAGTACTGATCATTGAGGACGATCTGATCTTCGCTGATAGTCTGGTGACCACCCTGAAGGCAGCCAGCTATGCTGTTCGTATGGCTTACAGCGGGCAGCGCGGCCTGGAGGCAGTATGTCAGGCCATACCTGATCTGATCTTGCTGGACCCGCAACTGCCCGATATCAGCGGTTGTGAAATCCTGCGTCGGATTCGGGTCTTTTCCAGCGTGCCCATCATCTTTGTCAGTAGCCTGGAAACCCCTCAGGACAGGGTTACCGCGCTGGAACAGGGCGCCGATGACTTCTTTTCCCGACCAATTCATCCCGATGAACTGCTGGCGCGCATCGGCGCGCTGTTGCGACGCATACGCTGGAATCCGGCTGCCAGGTCGGTGCTGGAAGCCGGGATATTGCGGTTGGAGGTTGCCCGCCGTATGTTGCTGGTCAATGGCGAGCCGATCGCGCTGACAGCGGTAGAGTTCGCTATCCTGAAGGCACTGGTGGAACAGGCGGGAACACCAGTAGCCTGTGAGCAACTGGTCAATACCGTCTGGGGACCCGGCAGCAGCAGCTTCGCTGCCCTGCGGGTGAACATCTCCCGTCTGCGACAGAAGATTGAGGCCGACCCGCGCCATCCCATCCTCATCCAGACGGTTCCGGGGCGGGGCTATCTTGTGCCCGATTCAGACTAG
- a CDS encoding tetratricopeptide repeat protein, with protein MSTANELQEQGVKLFQEHDYTGAAELFRQAQEAYTAAGQTDMAAEMMVNIGLVHRALGEHDRAAALIQDALNVFTAMGDDLRAAQALGNLGGVFAARGDKEQAMTCYRQAADTFKELGENRLYGETLLALADLQVRSGQIMTGAATYEAGLEHLERLSGPQKILRGLLDIRRRLIGSGAPPSDEA; from the coding sequence GTGAGCACCGCGAACGAACTACAGGAACAAGGAGTTAAACTGTTCCAGGAACATGACTACACCGGCGCTGCCGAGCTTTTCCGTCAAGCCCAGGAGGCCTATACAGCCGCTGGTCAGACCGACATGGCCGCCGAAATGATGGTCAATATCGGCCTGGTTCATCGTGCCCTGGGTGAACACGACCGGGCTGCTGCGCTGATCCAGGACGCGCTGAATGTGTTCACCGCCATGGGGGATGACCTGCGGGCGGCGCAGGCGCTGGGCAACCTGGGCGGCGTCTTTGCAGCGCGGGGCGATAAGGAACAGGCCATGACCTGCTACCGCCAGGCTGCCGACACCTTCAAGGAACTGGGTGAAAACAGGCTTTACGGGGAGACTCTGCTGGCGCTGGCCGATCTGCAGGTGCGCAGTGGGCAGATCATGACCGGCGCAGCCACCTACGAAGCTGGTCTGGAGCACCTCGAGCGCCTCAGCGGCCCGCAGAAGATTCTGCGCGGCCTGCTGGATATCCGCCGCCGCCTGATCGGTTCTGGCGCCCCGCCTTCGGATGAAGCGTAA
- a CDS encoding elongation factor G, which yields MKVYTTDKLRNVALVGHQDAGKTSLVEALLFNTGATTRLGRIEEKNTVSDFEEDERERSMSISTSLVPCEYEGYKINVLDTPGYTDFQGEVKNAISVADAVAVVVDAVSGVEVGTELAWSFAEEFGLPLLVIINKMDRENASYARTLESLRKSFPGYKFVPVTLPIGEEHTFKGVVNVLTGKAYYEAGKQASDVPADMADEVEEARVALVEAAAESDDTLMEKYFAEEALSLEEVRQGIRKAATDPALRTVPVFAASATHNLAIVPLLDALITYVPTPDTRAFKVVVGDQVQVMEPPQTDDGKLAAYVFKSSTDRFVGTLNYLRIFSGSMTPDTRYYNKNKDVEERVGSLLVMRGKEQMPVERLHVGDIGAVAKLSKTTTCDTLTTKSDGLQVAVPSFPRPLYAVALTPRTQADSAKMGSILTSLCDADPTLTWRQEAATKQAILEGMGEMHINIAISRAEQLGVGLDTALPKVPYLETVTKTATAVYRHKKQTGGAGQFAEVHLRVEPLERGAGFEFASEVVGGAISQPFVASTEKGVRQTLESGPVAGYPVVDVKAVVYDGKEHPVDSKDIAFQIAGRGAFREAMSQAGPTLLEPIMNVRVIVPEEYMGDIMGDMNTRRGRVQGMDTSGGKSVVTAQVPLAEMQRYGNDLRSMTGGRGIYEMEFDHYEPVPAHLQQAIIDAAKKEQEEE from the coding sequence GTGAAGGTTTATACCACTGATAAACTGCGGAATGTTGCCCTTGTCGGGCACCAGGACGCCGGTAAGACATCGCTTGTGGAGGCCCTGCTCTTTAACACCGGAGCGACGACGCGTCTGGGTCGGATCGAGGAGAAAAACACCGTTTCTGACTTTGAAGAAGACGAGCGCGAACGCAGCATGTCGATCAGCACGTCGCTGGTGCCGTGCGAATACGAGGGCTACAAGATCAATGTGCTGGACACGCCCGGCTATACGGACTTCCAGGGTGAAGTCAAGAACGCCATCAGCGTGGCGGATGCCGTGGCTGTGGTCGTGGATGCGGTGTCTGGCGTAGAAGTCGGTACGGAGCTGGCCTGGTCCTTTGCCGAAGAATTCGGGCTGCCGCTGCTGGTCATCATCAATAAGATGGATCGGGAGAATGCCAGCTACGCCCGCACGCTGGAGTCGCTGCGCAAGTCGTTTCCGGGTTACAAGTTTGTGCCGGTGACCCTGCCGATTGGCGAGGAACATACCTTCAAAGGCGTGGTGAATGTCCTGACGGGCAAGGCTTATTATGAGGCGGGCAAGCAGGCCAGCGATGTCCCGGCGGATATGGCCGACGAGGTTGAGGAGGCGCGGGTCGCGCTGGTTGAGGCAGCCGCCGAATCTGATGACACGCTGATGGAGAAATACTTCGCAGAGGAAGCCCTCTCACTGGAAGAGGTGCGGCAGGGCATTCGCAAGGCGGCGACCGATCCCGCGTTGCGGACAGTTCCGGTATTTGCTGCCAGCGCGACGCACAACCTGGCGATTGTCCCGCTGCTGGACGCCCTGATCACCTATGTACCCACGCCGGATACACGGGCCTTCAAGGTGGTTGTTGGCGACCAGGTGCAGGTGATGGAACCCCCGCAGACTGATGATGGCAAGCTGGCCGCGTATGTGTTCAAGTCCTCAACCGACCGGTTTGTGGGGACGCTGAACTACCTGCGCATCTTCTCCGGTAGCATGACGCCCGATACGCGCTACTACAACAAGAACAAAGATGTCGAGGAGCGCGTTGGCTCATTGCTGGTCATGCGCGGCAAAGAGCAGATGCCGGTGGAACGGCTACATGTTGGCGATATTGGCGCGGTGGCCAAGTTGAGCAAGACGACCACCTGCGACACACTCACCACCAAGAGCGATGGCTTGCAGGTGGCTGTGCCCAGCTTCCCCCGCCCGCTCTATGCGGTGGCGCTCACCCCGCGCACCCAGGCCGATAGCGCCAAGATGGGCAGCATCCTGACCAGCCTGTGCGACGCTGATCCCACGCTCACCTGGCGGCAGGAAGCGGCCACCAAGCAGGCCATCCTGGAGGGTATGGGCGAGATGCACATCAACATCGCCATCAGCCGCGCCGAGCAACTGGGCGTCGGGTTGGACACGGCGCTGCCCAAAGTGCCCTACCTGGAGACAGTCACCAAGACCGCTACGGCTGTTTACCGCCACAAGAAGCAGACCGGCGGCGCCGGCCAGTTTGCGGAAGTTCACCTGCGGGTGGAGCCGCTGGAACGCGGCGCGGGCTTTGAGTTCGCCTCCGAGGTCGTGGGCGGCGCAATCTCCCAGCCATTTGTGGCTTCTACGGAAAAGGGCGTGCGCCAGACGCTGGAGTCCGGCCCGGTGGCCGGGTATCCAGTGGTGGATGTCAAGGCCGTGGTCTATGACGGCAAGGAGCATCCGGTTGACTCCAAGGATATCGCCTTCCAGATCGCCGGTCGTGGCGCCTTCCGTGAGGCGATGTCCCAGGCCGGGCCGACGCTGCTGGAGCCGATCATGAATGTGCGCGTGATCGTGCCGGAAGAATACATGGGCGACATTATGGGCGACATGAACACCCGGCGTGGACGTGTCCAGGGTATGGACACTTCAGGTGGCAAGAGCGTGGTGACAGCGCAGGTGCCGCTGGCGGAAATGCAGCGGTACGGCAACGACCTGCGGTCGATGACCGGCGGACGCGGCATCTACGAGATGGAGTTTGACCATTACGAGCCGGTTCCGGCGCATCTGCAGCAGGCAATCATCGACGCTGCCAAGAAGGAACAGGAAGAAGAGTAG
- a CDS encoding heavy metal translocating P-type ATPase, which translates to MDLKTSLPTNLELQITGMDCADCALTLERSIARLKDISAVEVNFSTGRMRVSGNADRAVIEACIRNLGYGVAEAGKTPVALPDYSGPVGLLRFLLARRITTLALVGALLLLLSAALTLLGAPSGPVTALHLAVVALAGLPIMVNGWRELRYSHNITINLLMSIATLGAAIIGETGEAATVIVLFAIGEALEGYAADRARYSLRGLLDLVPQTAAVLRPCLDCAEHLGQGGYTGGPCPFCGVHETRVPVSDLAVGDTILIAPGERIPMDGVIREGNSAINQAPITGESLPVEKATGDEVFAGTINGAGALEVEVTRLAEDNTLNRIIHLVEEAQASRAPSQRFIDRFARWYTPIVVILALLVAVAPPLLAGAPFWDTSDGRGWLYRALALLIIACPCALVISTPVTIVSALTSAARQGILIKGGAPLEALAGVRAFAFDKTGTLTRGEPVLTLAQAVDCQTGTGDLTCEPCRDLLALAAAVERRSEHPLAQAVVTAAQHNALLDRYPAARAVTSLVGRGVRGEIAGRPITIGSHQFFEASYPHPDALCTRTAYLEQQGHTVMLVADGDQVRGLLTVADQPRPSSRAALDELKALHPRPRTIMLTGDNRVTARAIADRVGVDDVRADLLPGDKLAVIRALQADYGPTAMIGDGINDAPALAEASVGIAIGTGGTQQAMETADIVLLQDDLRRLPEAVRLSRRTLSVIRQNITLSLGLKAAVLLLALAGWSTLWLAVLADMGASLLVTANGLRLLRKHPAAPPLAPRNQA; encoded by the coding sequence ATGGACCTCAAAACATCCCTGCCAACCAACCTTGAACTGCAGATTACCGGGATGGACTGCGCCGATTGCGCCCTGACCCTGGAGCGCAGCATCGCCCGGCTGAAGGACATCAGCGCCGTTGAAGTGAACTTTTCCACCGGGCGGATGCGCGTCTCCGGCAACGCCGACCGGGCCGTCATCGAGGCGTGTATCCGCAACCTGGGCTACGGTGTCGCAGAAGCCGGCAAGACCCCGGTCGCTTTGCCGGATTACAGCGGGCCGGTTGGCCTGCTACGCTTCCTGCTCGCCCGGCGGATCACGACTCTGGCGCTGGTTGGTGCGCTGCTGTTGCTGCTCAGCGCTGCTCTGACTCTGCTGGGCGCTCCGTCAGGGCCGGTGACAGCCCTGCATCTGGCTGTCGTCGCTCTGGCTGGCCTGCCGATCATGGTCAACGGTTGGCGGGAACTGCGCTACAGCCACAACATCACCATCAACCTGCTGATGAGTATTGCCACCCTTGGCGCCGCGATCATCGGCGAGACCGGTGAGGCCGCGACCGTGATCGTTCTGTTCGCCATCGGCGAAGCACTGGAGGGGTATGCTGCCGACCGCGCCCGCTATTCCCTGCGCGGCCTGCTGGATCTCGTGCCGCAGACGGCGGCGGTTCTGCGCCCATGCCTGGATTGCGCGGAACACCTGGGCCAGGGTGGCTACACGGGTGGCCCCTGTCCCTTCTGCGGCGTCCACGAAACGCGCGTGCCAGTCAGCGATCTGGCCGTCGGCGACACCATCCTCATCGCTCCCGGCGAGCGCATCCCGATGGACGGCGTCATCCGGGAGGGCAACTCGGCCATCAATCAGGCCCCGATTACAGGGGAAAGCCTGCCAGTGGAGAAGGCTACCGGCGACGAAGTCTTCGCCGGGACGATCAATGGCGCCGGGGCGCTGGAAGTCGAGGTCACCCGCCTGGCTGAAGATAACACCCTCAACCGCATCATCCATCTGGTCGAAGAAGCGCAGGCCAGCCGCGCCCCCAGTCAGCGGTTTATCGACCGGTTCGCCCGCTGGTACACCCCGATAGTGGTCATCCTGGCGCTGCTGGTTGCTGTTGCGCCGCCGCTGCTGGCCGGAGCGCCTTTCTGGGATACGTCGGATGGGCGCGGGTGGCTGTACCGGGCGCTGGCGCTGTTGATCATTGCCTGCCCGTGTGCGCTGGTGATCAGCACGCCGGTCACGATCGTCAGCGCCCTGACCAGCGCCGCCCGGCAGGGCATCCTGATCAAAGGTGGCGCGCCGCTGGAAGCGCTGGCCGGGGTGCGCGCCTTCGCCTTTGACAAGACCGGCACGCTCACCCGCGGTGAGCCAGTGCTGACCCTGGCTCAGGCCGTGGACTGCCAGACCGGGACAGGCGATCTCACCTGCGAGCCGTGCCGCGATCTACTGGCGCTGGCTGCCGCCGTCGAGCGCCGCTCCGAACATCCGCTGGCCCAGGCCGTGGTCACGGCGGCCCAACATAACGCCCTGCTCGATCGCTATCCGGCTGCCCGCGCTGTCACCAGCCTGGTTGGTCGCGGCGTGCGCGGCGAGATCGCTGGCCGCCCGATCACCATCGGCAGCCATCAGTTCTTCGAAGCCAGCTACCCTCACCCGGACGCGCTGTGCACCCGGACAGCCTACCTGGAGCAACAGGGTCACACGGTAATGCTGGTGGCCGATGGCGATCAGGTGCGCGGCCTGCTGACTGTCGCCGACCAACCCCGCCCCAGCAGCCGGGCCGCCTTGGACGAACTGAAGGCCCTTCATCCCCGTCCACGGACGATCATGCTGACCGGCGACAATCGGGTCACCGCCCGCGCCATTGCCGACCGCGTGGGCGTCGACGACGTGCGGGCTGACCTCCTGCCCGGCGATAAGCTGGCGGTTATCCGGGCATTGCAGGCTGACTACGGCCCAACCGCCATGATCGGCGACGGCATCAACGACGCCCCAGCCCTGGCGGAAGCCAGCGTTGGCATTGCCATAGGGACAGGCGGCACCCAACAGGCAATGGAAACCGCCGACATTGTACTGTTACAGGATGACCTGCGCCGCTTGCCGGAGGCCGTGCGCCTGAGCCGCCGTACGCTCAGCGTGATCCGGCAGAATATCACCCTGAGCCTGGGGCTGAAAGCTGCTGTCTTACTGCTGGCGCTCGCCGGATGGTCGACGCTGTGGCTCGCTGTGCTTGCCGACATGGGCGCTTCTCTGCTGGTGACGGCCAACGGCCTGCGCTTGCTGCGCAAGCATCCCGCCGCACCTCCTCTGGCACCCCGCAACCAGGCCTGA
- a CDS encoding DUF362 domain-containing protein — MADFPGKGKVAILKTRPETVLEDVRQVMRLAGYQEALPKDKDTLLKINISWDTWYPACSSTPWQIEGVIRELQSAGYPRLIAAHNDTVVVDARVGERNNKHAYVTEKYGLENWHLYEPQFRWVRYEPKEPLLVLDRIYPEGIYIPECFYGRNIIQLPTVKTHVFTTITGAMKNAFGGLLSRKRHWTHAAIHETVVDLLQIQQDIHTGLFAVMDGTFAGDGPGPRAMRWHEKDILLASADQVAIDAMSAKLQGFDPMSLDFIRLAHERGLGIGDPNQIEVVGYDIRDEPAWNFVQEDTFASKGQKMIYHGWLKGLEGFLLRTPLVPWSYAASHVYHNLYWYPFVGRQRVKEALQTKWGQLFQAYGDGEVVMPGEDPERILAAAAGGAVAMAGALFLGGMLLLRGRRGR; from the coding sequence ATGGCCGATTTTCCGGGCAAGGGCAAGGTCGCCATTCTCAAGACCCGGCCTGAAACCGTACTAGAGGATGTCCGGCAGGTGATGCGCCTGGCGGGGTATCAGGAGGCCCTGCCCAAAGACAAGGATACCCTGCTCAAGATCAACATTTCCTGGGATACCTGGTATCCGGCCTGTTCCAGCACCCCCTGGCAGATCGAAGGGGTGATCCGGGAATTGCAGAGCGCGGGATATCCCCGGCTGATTGCGGCGCATAACGATACGGTCGTGGTTGATGCGCGAGTCGGCGAGCGCAACAACAAGCATGCCTATGTGACCGAGAAGTATGGCCTGGAGAACTGGCACCTTTACGAGCCACAGTTTCGCTGGGTGCGGTACGAGCCAAAGGAACCACTGCTGGTGCTCGACCGGATCTATCCGGAGGGTATTTACATCCCGGAGTGCTTTTACGGGCGGAATATCATCCAGCTGCCTACCGTGAAAACTCATGTCTTTACCACGATCACCGGCGCCATGAAGAACGCCTTTGGCGGCCTGCTCAGCCGCAAGCGCCACTGGACGCACGCCGCCATCCACGAGACGGTAGTGGACCTGCTGCAAATCCAGCAGGATATTCACACCGGTCTCTTTGCCGTCATGGACGGCACCTTTGCCGGGGATGGGCCAGGGCCGCGGGCCATGCGCTGGCATGAAAAGGATATCCTGTTGGCTTCCGCCGACCAGGTAGCTATCGACGCGATGAGCGCCAAGTTGCAGGGATTCGATCCGATGTCCCTGGACTTCATCCGGCTGGCTCATGAGCGCGGGCTGGGTATTGGCGACCCGAACCAGATCGAGGTGGTGGGGTACGACATCCGCGATGAGCCAGCCTGGAACTTCGTACAGGAAGACACCTTTGCCAGCAAAGGACAGAAGATGATCTATCATGGCTGGCTGAAGGGGCTAGAGGGCTTCCTGTTGCGCACGCCGCTGGTGCCGTGGAGTTACGCGGCCAGTCATGTGTATCACAACCTGTACTGGTACCCGTTTGTAGGTCGCCAGCGGGTGAAGGAAGCGCTGCAGACCAAGTGGGGGCAGCTCTTCCAGGCCTATGGCGATGGCGAGGTTGTCATGCCGGGCGAAGACCCGGAACGGATTCTGGCGGCTGCCGCCGGAGGTGCGGTGGCTATGGCTGGTGCGCTCTTTCTGGGCGGGATGTTGCTGCTGCGGGGGCGGCGCGGGCGCTAG
- a CDS encoding pilus assembly protein: MLYLPREEGQGLVEYALILVLVAIVVIVILALLGPAIGNIFSNIVAAL, translated from the coding sequence ATGCTTTATCTGCCACGCGAAGAAGGTCAGGGTCTCGTTGAGTATGCGTTGATTCTCGTCCTGGTCGCGATCGTCGTGATCGTGATCCTCGCCCTGCTCGGCCCGGCCATCGGTAACATCTTCAGCAACATCGTCGCCGCACTGTAA
- a CDS encoding esterase → MASGVVRTVRGDVLAQSLGPMLPHEHLFVDLRGPFVPGYAEAEPEKVVAVVRPYLAALEAAGGTALVDCAPVGVGRNVTVLRRLAQSTSVHIIAPTGTYREGFIPAAIADLDVEALAALWVDELTRGMEGTDSRAGFIKLAMSDHGPTDIEVRNLRAAALASRQTGAVIASHTIGGAVARREMDILEQAGHDLRRFIWVHAHTEPDTAVQVEAARRGAWIEFDAIGAENWHPQAALLQATLAFIEAGYADHLLLSHDAGWYDCSQPDGVPRPDGFRGYTALFEQFVPALRAHSVPEQIIYQITVTNPARAFSIG, encoded by the coding sequence ATGGCTTCCGGAGTAGTGCGAACTGTGAGAGGCGATGTGCTTGCGCAATCGCTTGGCCCAATGCTGCCACATGAGCACCTGTTTGTTGATCTGCGTGGTCCTTTTGTTCCTGGCTACGCGGAGGCCGAACCGGAGAAAGTCGTTGCTGTGGTGAGACCTTACCTGGCAGCTCTGGAGGCTGCAGGGGGGACTGCCCTGGTGGATTGCGCGCCGGTTGGGGTAGGGCGCAACGTGACGGTGCTGCGCCGCCTGGCGCAGAGCACCTCCGTTCACATCATCGCCCCAACCGGTACCTACCGGGAAGGGTTCATCCCGGCAGCTATCGCCGATCTGGATGTCGAGGCGCTGGCGGCGCTGTGGGTGGACGAGTTGACGCGGGGGATGGAAGGCACAGATAGCCGCGCCGGGTTCATCAAGCTGGCTATGAGCGACCACGGTCCGACGGATATCGAAGTGCGCAACCTGCGGGCCGCTGCGCTGGCAAGCCGGCAGACTGGCGCTGTGATCGCCAGCCATACTATCGGCGGGGCGGTAGCCCGGCGTGAGATGGACATCCTAGAACAGGCCGGGCACGACCTGCGACGTTTCATCTGGGTGCATGCTCACACCGAGCCGGATACCGCCGTACAGGTTGAAGCGGCCAGAAGGGGAGCCTGGATCGAATTCGATGCGATCGGCGCGGAGAACTGGCATCCCCAGGCGGCATTGCTCCAGGCCACGCTGGCGTTCATTGAGGCGGGATACGCAGATCATCTACTGCTTTCGCATGATGCAGGCTGGTATGACTGTTCGCAGCCCGATGGTGTGCCCAGGCCGGATGGTTTCCGGGGGTACACAGCGCTGTTCGAGCAGTTCGTCCCGGCCCTGCGAGCACATAGCGTCCCAGAGCAGATCATCTATCAGATCACGGTCACTAACCCGGCGCGGGCGTTTTCAATAGGGTAG